The proteins below come from a single Denticeps clupeoides chromosome 15, fDenClu1.1, whole genome shotgun sequence genomic window:
- the rbm17 gene encoding splicing factor 45 isoform X2, with the protein MSLYDDLGVATSDAKTEGWSKNFKLLQSQLKVKKAALTQAKSQRTKQSTVLAPVIDLKRGGSGEDRQTSDTPPHIAAGIKDAASGSFSSGDVLIPLADEYDPMFPNDYEKVVKRHREERQRQREQERQKEIEEREKKRKERHEGGTPSGFSRFPTDGESDEEEDYEKERKKRSMGGAAIAPPTSLVERDSASYSYDDDGRGSRSKAAIPPPSYEDSERPRSPPGPTNSFLANMGGTVAHKIMQKYGFREGQGLGKHEQGLSTALSVEKTSKRGGKIIVGEAVEKLAAGSSQSAAETPGWTVAAVADAAKKTADANPLTEILKCPTKVVLLRNMVGRGEVDEDLEVETKEECEKYGKVIKCVIFEISDATDDEAVRIFLEFERVESAIKAVVDLNGRYFGGRVVKACFYNLDRFRVLDLGEQV; encoded by the exons ATGTCACTCTACGATGACCTGGGCGTCGCAACAAGCGACGCCAAGACAGAGGGTTGGTCGAAAAATTTCAAGCTACTCCAGTCTCAGCTGAAAGTGAAGAAAGCCGCTCTCACGCAAGCTAAA AGCCAGCGCACGAAGCAATCCACTGTACTTGCTCCAGTCATTGATCTGAAAAGAGGAGGGTCAGGGGAAGACAGACAGACCTCAGACACGCCCCCCCACATAGCAGCAGGAATCAAG GATGCCGCATCAGGCAGTTTTTCCTCTGGTGACGTTCTTATCCCTTTAGCGGATGAGTATGACCCCATGTTTCCCAATGACTATGAGAAGGTGGTGAAGAGACACAGagaggagagacagagacagagagaacaggAGCGGCAGAAGGAGatagaagagagagaaaa gaaaaggaaagaaagacatGAGGGTGGAACCCCTAGTGGATTTTCTCGCTTTCCCACAGATGGAGAgtcagatgaggaggaggactatgagaaagagaggaagaagagaa GTATGGGAGGTGCTGCAATTGCCCCTCCTACCTCACTGGTTGAAAGGGATT CTGCCTCATATTCATATGATGATGATGGGCGAGGGTCCAGGTCAAAAGCAGCAATTCCGCCCCCCAGTTATGAAGACTCTGAACGCCCACGCTCTCCACCAGGACCTACAAACTCGTTTCTGGCCAATATGGG TGGAACAGTGGCGCATAAGATCATGCAGAAGTACGGGTTCCGTGAAGGCCAAGGCCTGGGCAAACATGAGCAGGGCCTGAGCACAGCACTGTCGGTTGAGAAGACAAGCAAGAGAGGAGGAAAGATCATCGTTGGAGAGGCTGTAGAGAAAT TAGCTGCAGGATCAAGTCAGAGTGCTGCTGAGACTCCTGGTTGGACAGTGGCGGCTGTAG CTGATGCAGCAAAGAAGACAGCGGATGCAAACCCTCTGACTGAAATCCTCAAATGCCCAACCAAAGTTGTGCTGCTGAGG AACATGGTGGGCCGAGGAGAAGTGGATGAAGATCTAGAGGTTGAGACAAAAGAGGAGTGTGAGAAATATGGCAAAGTCATCAAATGTGTCATCTTTGAG ATCTCTGATGCTACTGATGATGAGGCGGTACGAATCTTCCTGGAGTTTGAGAGAGTGGAGTCTGCTATTAAAG CTGTGGTGGATCTCAATGGCCGCTACTTTGGGGGACGTGTAGTGAAGGCTTGCTTCTACAACCTGGACAGATTCAGAGTTTTGGACCTTGGAGAACAAGTGTGA
- the rbm17 gene encoding splicing factor 45 isoform X1, protein MIMSLYDDLGVATSDAKTEGWSKNFKLLQSQLKVKKAALTQAKSQRTKQSTVLAPVIDLKRGGSGEDRQTSDTPPHIAAGIKDAASGSFSSGDVLIPLADEYDPMFPNDYEKVVKRHREERQRQREQERQKEIEEREKKRKERHEGGTPSGFSRFPTDGESDEEEDYEKERKKRSMGGAAIAPPTSLVERDSASYSYDDDGRGSRSKAAIPPPSYEDSERPRSPPGPTNSFLANMGGTVAHKIMQKYGFREGQGLGKHEQGLSTALSVEKTSKRGGKIIVGEAVEKLAAGSSQSAAETPGWTVAAVADAAKKTADANPLTEILKCPTKVVLLRNMVGRGEVDEDLEVETKEECEKYGKVIKCVIFEISDATDDEAVRIFLEFERVESAIKAVVDLNGRYFGGRVVKACFYNLDRFRVLDLGEQV, encoded by the exons A TGATCATGTCACTCTACGATGACCTGGGCGTCGCAACAAGCGACGCCAAGACAGAGGGTTGGTCGAAAAATTTCAAGCTACTCCAGTCTCAGCTGAAAGTGAAGAAAGCCGCTCTCACGCAAGCTAAA AGCCAGCGCACGAAGCAATCCACTGTACTTGCTCCAGTCATTGATCTGAAAAGAGGAGGGTCAGGGGAAGACAGACAGACCTCAGACACGCCCCCCCACATAGCAGCAGGAATCAAG GATGCCGCATCAGGCAGTTTTTCCTCTGGTGACGTTCTTATCCCTTTAGCGGATGAGTATGACCCCATGTTTCCCAATGACTATGAGAAGGTGGTGAAGAGACACAGagaggagagacagagacagagagaacaggAGCGGCAGAAGGAGatagaagagagagaaaa gaaaaggaaagaaagacatGAGGGTGGAACCCCTAGTGGATTTTCTCGCTTTCCCACAGATGGAGAgtcagatgaggaggaggactatgagaaagagaggaagaagagaa GTATGGGAGGTGCTGCAATTGCCCCTCCTACCTCACTGGTTGAAAGGGATT CTGCCTCATATTCATATGATGATGATGGGCGAGGGTCCAGGTCAAAAGCAGCAATTCCGCCCCCCAGTTATGAAGACTCTGAACGCCCACGCTCTCCACCAGGACCTACAAACTCGTTTCTGGCCAATATGGG TGGAACAGTGGCGCATAAGATCATGCAGAAGTACGGGTTCCGTGAAGGCCAAGGCCTGGGCAAACATGAGCAGGGCCTGAGCACAGCACTGTCGGTTGAGAAGACAAGCAAGAGAGGAGGAAAGATCATCGTTGGAGAGGCTGTAGAGAAAT TAGCTGCAGGATCAAGTCAGAGTGCTGCTGAGACTCCTGGTTGGACAGTGGCGGCTGTAG CTGATGCAGCAAAGAAGACAGCGGATGCAAACCCTCTGACTGAAATCCTCAAATGCCCAACCAAAGTTGTGCTGCTGAGG AACATGGTGGGCCGAGGAGAAGTGGATGAAGATCTAGAGGTTGAGACAAAAGAGGAGTGTGAGAAATATGGCAAAGTCATCAAATGTGTCATCTTTGAG ATCTCTGATGCTACTGATGATGAGGCGGTACGAATCTTCCTGGAGTTTGAGAGAGTGGAGTCTGCTATTAAAG CTGTGGTGGATCTCAATGGCCGCTACTTTGGGGGACGTGTAGTGAAGGCTTGCTTCTACAACCTGGACAGATTCAGAGTTTTGGACCTTGGAGAACAAGTGTGA
- the il15ra gene encoding interleukin-15 receptor subunit alpha isoform X1, whose amino-acid sequence MPFIFMIILLATHNLLHGMETTSCGPPHTIKSTVPISDSHPVGTKIRYMCVKGYKRRAGTSSLIVCKINKMTNLPTWETSLPLECIYFPDKNAAPATTAPGTINQTTATTLCSHCTESRTPFIYQEKSTDVVIQDADTSSESKKTTYTLRPHASPTTAVRPDISTGSDPNTPTIPTGTSANTITTRSANAKNISLPSQQPIIEKYITNAIGGGVTVIVLLALGFGIIVGLKCRQKRQRWVHRVSTEIPMEDLPDTNLIKRHRQGKHSAVLVKLKALLLLSPVAFFWRRFILCRFIKPVCSGLGPLIGVDEEQPMPG is encoded by the exons ATGCCTttcattttcatgatcattCTGCTCGCCACGCACAACCTACTCCATGGCATGGAAACGACAT CTTGTGGCCCTCCTCATACAATAAAGAGCACGGTACCAATCAGTGACTCTCACCCCGTGGGCACTAAGATCCGCTATATGTGTGTAAAAGGATATAAGAGGCGCGCAGGAACATCAAGCCTCATTGTAtgcaaaatcaataaaatgacaaacCTACCCACGTGGGAGACTTCATTACCACTCGAATGCATAT ATTTTCCAGACAAAAATG CTGCCCCAGCTACCACAGCACCGG GAACAATTAATCAGACGACAGCTACCACGCTGTGCTCCCATTGCACAGAAAGCAGAACTCCATTTATCTATCAAGAGAAGAGCACGGACGTAGTAATTCAAG ATGCAGACACAAGCTCAGAGAGCAAGAAAACCACATACACCTTAAGACCACATGCGTCTCCTACTACAGCAGTCAGGCCAGACATTTCAACAGGATCAGATCCAAACACACCAACCATACCAACAGGAACCAGTGCAAATACAATAACAACAAGATCTGCAAATGCTAAAAATATTAGCTTACCCAGTCAACAACCCATTATAG AAAAGTATATTACAAATGCTATTG GAGGAGGTGTCACTGTGATAGTTCTTCTGGCACTGGGATTTGGAATAATTGTTGGACTGAAATGCCG CCAAAAGAGACAACGATGGGTTCATCGGGTGAGCACCGAAATACCGATGGAAGACTTGCCAGACACAAATTTAAT AAAGCGCCATCGTCAGGGAAAACATAGTGCCGTGCTGGTCAAACTGAAGGCCCTCTTGCTGCTCTCTCCTGTTGCTTTCTTTTGGAGACGCTTCATCCTGTGCCGTTTTATCAAGCCGGTCTGCTCCGGTCTGGGTCCCTTGATCGGCGTGGACGAGGAGCAGCCCATGCCAGGATGA
- the il15ra gene encoding interleukin-15 receptor subunit alpha isoform X2, producing MPFIFMIILLATHNLLHGMETTSCGPPHTIKSTVPISDSHPVGTKIRYMCVKGYKRRAGTSSLIVCKINKMTNLPTWETSLPLECIYFPDKNAAPATTAPGTINQTTATTLCSHCTESRTPFIYQEKSTDVVIQDADTSSESKKTTYTLRPHASPTTAVRPDISTGSDPNTPTIPTGTSANTITTRSANAKNISLPSQQPIIGGGVTVIVLLALGFGIIVGLKCRQKRQRWVHRVSTEIPMEDLPDTNLIKRHRQGKHSAVLVKLKALLLLSPVAFFWRRFILCRFIKPVCSGLGPLIGVDEEQPMPG from the exons ATGCCTttcattttcatgatcattCTGCTCGCCACGCACAACCTACTCCATGGCATGGAAACGACAT CTTGTGGCCCTCCTCATACAATAAAGAGCACGGTACCAATCAGTGACTCTCACCCCGTGGGCACTAAGATCCGCTATATGTGTGTAAAAGGATATAAGAGGCGCGCAGGAACATCAAGCCTCATTGTAtgcaaaatcaataaaatgacaaacCTACCCACGTGGGAGACTTCATTACCACTCGAATGCATAT ATTTTCCAGACAAAAATG CTGCCCCAGCTACCACAGCACCGG GAACAATTAATCAGACGACAGCTACCACGCTGTGCTCCCATTGCACAGAAAGCAGAACTCCATTTATCTATCAAGAGAAGAGCACGGACGTAGTAATTCAAG ATGCAGACACAAGCTCAGAGAGCAAGAAAACCACATACACCTTAAGACCACATGCGTCTCCTACTACAGCAGTCAGGCCAGACATTTCAACAGGATCAGATCCAAACACACCAACCATACCAACAGGAACCAGTGCAAATACAATAACAACAAGATCTGCAAATGCTAAAAATATTAGCTTACCCAGTCAACAACCCATTATAG GAGGAGGTGTCACTGTGATAGTTCTTCTGGCACTGGGATTTGGAATAATTGTTGGACTGAAATGCCG CCAAAAGAGACAACGATGGGTTCATCGGGTGAGCACCGAAATACCGATGGAAGACTTGCCAGACACAAATTTAAT AAAGCGCCATCGTCAGGGAAAACATAGTGCCGTGCTGGTCAAACTGAAGGCCCTCTTGCTGCTCTCTCCTGTTGCTTTCTTTTGGAGACGCTTCATCCTGTGCCGTTTTATCAAGCCGGTCTGCTCCGGTCTGGGTCCCTTGATCGGCGTGGACGAGGAGCAGCCCATGCCAGGATGA
- the il15ra gene encoding interleukin-15 receptor subunit alpha isoform X3: MPFIFMIILLATHNLLHGMETTSCGPPHTIKSTVPISDSHPVGTKIRYMCVKGYKRRAGTSSLIVCKINKMTNLPTWETSLPLECIYFPDKNAAPATTAPDADTSSESKKTTYTLRPHASPTTAVRPDISTGSDPNTPTIPTGTSANTITTRSANAKNISLPSQQPIIEKYITNAIGGGVTVIVLLALGFGIIVGLKCRQKRQRWVHRVSTEIPMEDLPDTNLIKRHRQGKHSAVLVKLKALLLLSPVAFFWRRFILCRFIKPVCSGLGPLIGVDEEQPMPG; encoded by the exons ATGCCTttcattttcatgatcattCTGCTCGCCACGCACAACCTACTCCATGGCATGGAAACGACAT CTTGTGGCCCTCCTCATACAATAAAGAGCACGGTACCAATCAGTGACTCTCACCCCGTGGGCACTAAGATCCGCTATATGTGTGTAAAAGGATATAAGAGGCGCGCAGGAACATCAAGCCTCATTGTAtgcaaaatcaataaaatgacaaacCTACCCACGTGGGAGACTTCATTACCACTCGAATGCATAT ATTTTCCAGACAAAAATG CTGCCCCAGCTACCACAGCACCGG ATGCAGACACAAGCTCAGAGAGCAAGAAAACCACATACACCTTAAGACCACATGCGTCTCCTACTACAGCAGTCAGGCCAGACATTTCAACAGGATCAGATCCAAACACACCAACCATACCAACAGGAACCAGTGCAAATACAATAACAACAAGATCTGCAAATGCTAAAAATATTAGCTTACCCAGTCAACAACCCATTATAG AAAAGTATATTACAAATGCTATTG GAGGAGGTGTCACTGTGATAGTTCTTCTGGCACTGGGATTTGGAATAATTGTTGGACTGAAATGCCG CCAAAAGAGACAACGATGGGTTCATCGGGTGAGCACCGAAATACCGATGGAAGACTTGCCAGACACAAATTTAAT AAAGCGCCATCGTCAGGGAAAACATAGTGCCGTGCTGGTCAAACTGAAGGCCCTCTTGCTGCTCTCTCCTGTTGCTTTCTTTTGGAGACGCTTCATCCTGTGCCGTTTTATCAAGCCGGTCTGCTCCGGTCTGGGTCCCTTGATCGGCGTGGACGAGGAGCAGCCCATGCCAGGATGA